actGAATATGACACATCATgttactacgaatctgaatatTGTACTGGAATGCGTCACATCCAATTCtatattcgttttttttttgacagaatgAGTATATCTCAGTGCCGACATGACGACAagtaatttcaaaaaaaaaaatgacatgagGACAAGTGAAGTGCCACCAACCAAGGTACAGGAATACATATATCCCGCGTCCCAAGCATCTTGTAAATACGCACGTAGTAGATGTAACTAATGAAGAAATAACCGCATGTGAAGGAACATTCCCCAAGCACGAAATGGTGGTTAGATTAAAGTAATTAAGCCAAGGCGATTCCATTAAACTAAATTAATCCTTGCTTTGTCAGTTCGACCCATCCAGTTGATGGGCTCTCCAGTTTCCTATGCGAGCCCGTGCTACACCTCTGTCAGCTGATTGCCAGTCGGTGCTCAGATCTCCATGCATCCATCTTTTCACTAATTATgtataataaaaatttaaaattaatatacGGATAATGCAAAATAATTAATTCCACAGAAAATGAAATTTCCATCAGCAAAAccaaataaaatttagaaacgATCGAACAGGAAAGCAAGTAGAATTACTGTATTTCACATTTGCTCCCTTCAatggaatatattttgataatatatttgttttgtactgaaaatattactatattttttaataaactcagttaaatttaaaaaaaatataaagaaaaaggttaaacgatttataatatgaaacggattaAGACATGAGAGAAAATACTGAAATATTCTTGCAAAACTTGTGCCTATGAACCTATCCGAAACATTAATTAAGCGCACGCAATGTGCCGACGCCGCATGCAAATTAAACGCACTAGCTAAAAAGCCACTATCAAGGATAAAGTACACTCCTACTAAAGTGCAGTGATTGGTTAATGTAGGCCACTCTATTTTACAGCCACCAACCTAAATTTCAGCTAAAAACCGGTTCATTTCGGCTGTTAGAGTACTCCCTTCAGTTtaatattaattgacgttttgaacaaggttgagatcaaacttttataacttagactcttaataactttaaaaatatttagtttataggaactagaacaacatatatagatttgtttttaaagtactataataaaagtaaacatgcatttatttattatatatattataataaaaaaataaggtcaaagatgtatcttgtagaccgtgtcattatCCAAaatgtcaattaaaatgaaaccggagggagtaagttaTATTACTCCCTTTGTTGTTCAGGACATGTTCCCTAAACTTATTTTGTGTAAATAGTTTTTCACTTATATAAAGGTTCTAAAAATATCATACTATTAATTTACCACTAAGATTATAATACTCGATTAATTTACCTTATTTGGCATGCCTCCGAGTTGCTTaaagcacccgcaatggttatctataggctctctataagagatccatgtcagcatatttttttacttggaagagattaaatgaagagagagaacaaaactatctactaacctggagatagtctatagagaaaaacgaggcaatagattagagagctatagatacccatgtagatataccattgaagtggtttactattaatctagtctattgctgatatgtacatgttttatagatagcaccttactttatcattgcgggtgctcttaggcCACTAtgaagtactcccttcgtttcgtTTTAAGTGTTGTTATGATTTTCCTCGCTCAACTTtaaccgtctgtcttatttaaaaaaatttaagtacataagtcacgagtaaaatattatttatgttttatcatcttataacaataaaaatactaattataagaaaagtttaaataagatgaacgattAAAGCTGAGAAAAAACTTATGGTTGTACTAAAGTACTCCGTACCCTAGACCCTAGTAATTAATGTGCAATGGCAGATTACTGTACGGTACCACACTGGCACCCTCTCTTCATTTTACTGCCACCAACCCAATagtaaaaacgaaaaaaaaaaaagaaaagcaaatttACACGCGATACACACATTTCACCGAAGCTACAATGCACGGAGCTGCAGTACATGGATCGTGTGACTCACGTTGCAGCCACGCGCTACAAAAGAACCCAAACCCTACACCTGCATGCATAGTACTCATCAATCATCATCCGCATCCACTCTCTCCATTCCgaataaataaatatacaaTAAGATATAAAAACctacaaatttaatataaatatgataATCCCttcatcccattttaagtgcattTTTTCCAAGACCGtccattttatataaaaaaaatattagtttttttaatttttactaaatgatgaatattattttacgcgtgacttatttttaaaaaaaattaaaattttttaaaaggataagtccattttacgcCCTCAAACTTTTGTGtttgtctaaaatacaccctcgaactacaaaaccgggtatCTAACACCCTCTAACTATTAACACCctctaactattaaaaccgtGTAATTTACCCCCAAAACCAAATCAAAGTGGTTTTTTGGTTACGTGGTATCTACGTGTCAATCCAAGTCAGCAAAATTATTGAAGCaaaatcctctcctctcctctcctctcagcctctcactctttcctcctctcctctctctctctctctctcaccgacGGGAGCTGCGCGGCGTGGCGGGCTGGAGCGGCGGGCTCGGCaccggcagcggctgcggccTTCCATCCGTGACGGCGGCgggcacggcgacgacgacgggagcggtggcggcggcggcggctgcagctgCGGCTAGGTCGGCCAGCGTCCGAAGGTCGCGGGGCAGCGGATCCGTCGGCCGTGGAGCCGGCcgctggcgacgacgacggcggttgTGGTGACGCCGGATGCGGCGAGCTCGACCGGTGGCATGGCCTAGGGAGGAGCTCGCGGcactcgacggcgacggccatggTGCAGAGTTTGCCGGCTCGAGGAGCAgcaggaagaaggaagaagatggggACGTGGATGTCGCTGGTGTGGTTCTTGATGTTCCCGGCGAAGAAGTACAagatcgtcgtcgtcggcctcgaCGATGGCAAGACCACCACGCTCTACAAGCTCCATGCTGCCCAAACCAATCTCCCCCAACCCGACCTTTCTCCTCCCTGGCAGTGGCAGCCAAGGGGCTTGGAGCTCGTTGGGTGGCGTTACTAGCGGCGATGGCCGAAGGGCGTGGAGCTCGAGGGACCCCCTCCACAaccgctcgccaccgccatcaCCTTGGCCACCACCTATCTCGTGTGCCGATCTCAACCCGCTATGGAGGAGGGCAGATTTGTGGCAGGAAAGCGGTGGGAGACTGCTTGCTGGGGGCTGGAGGGAGTGAGGCCAGTGGAAAACGGGATGGAGGCTGAGACAGAGGGAGCTCGTCGGCAACTTCGGCTGCTCCATTGAGATTTtcagggaggaaggggaaagagcagagaggaaggaagaagaagaaaggggtGTACTGACTAGTGGgaccccctctccctcttggtgACGTGGAATTCTTTTTTAGAGGTGGCATCCGACGTGGCATCCAATTGTACCAAAACCAGCCTAAAATTGCTTTGGGGGTAAAGTgtccggttttaatagttcgaGGGTGTTAGATATCCGGTTTTACAGTTCGAGGGTGTGTTTTAGACAAGGTAAATAGTTGAAGGgcgtaaaatggacttatccttttttttaaaataagacgaatgatcaaacgtttaAGATAGAAGCCCACgactgcacttaaaatagaTTAGAgggaaaatattttatattacgACTTTAAACATTACTCTCTCCTTCGAAAAGTCTAAGTCCTATTTCTTTTTACActaagacaaaaaaaataattcatttacCATGTGCCAAAACCAATGAACATGCAACCATTAAACATAAAAATGGCTTCTTGGGTTTctattaaaaatttaatttagcacatgaTCACTACAGATAGGAAttgatttttgaaaaaaaattaaagaatgaAATAGGTAGGAGGGAGTTATTCTGTttagactgtgtttagttcattaaaaaaaagttaaaaatttaggaaaagttgaaagtttggaaaaaaaaagttaaaagtttatatgtgtaggaaagttttggatgtaatGTAATGTGAtgtaaaattagaagtttggggTAGCTGGGGTAAACTAAACACGCCCTAAATTTTACTCCTATGGAAGCAGTATTGCCTCTGACACGCAAAGCTAGCTTTCGATCGATCTCATCCGCGTCACTGTCCCTACCTAGCTGACCAGCACCAGCTCGATCGATCTACTCCTATCTAGCAAGATCCAGTATGCTCCCTCACAGATTATttatcaaattaattaatcaccccGTTAATTACACCACTGGTTCACTTAAACCCTAGTTAACCCCCTAACCCCAAACCCCCCATCCCCCGCTATAAATACCACCCCCAAATCTCCCTCCCAAACCAACCCAACCCAAAGGAAATCCATCCATGGCGATCTCCAAGCTCCAgctcgccctcctcgccgccgcaatggcggcggcggcgatctcccCCACCGCCTCCGGCGCCTACACCGGCTGCGCGACGCCGAGGAAGGTGACGATCCAGAACCTCTCCGGCCGCGACCTGCCCCTCTCCGAGACGCCGCTGGCGAACAGCGGCGCGCTGTTCGGCGCCGGCTACGTGCTCCGCCACGGCACGCACGCCGAGTTCACGACGTGCCTGTGGACGGGGCgcgtggcggcgccgggggcggcggtggtggagttcCACGTCGgccccgacggcggcgcgtggtaCCAGGTGGACAACCGCCAGGCCGGGTCGCCGGTGAAGGTCACCGTGACGCCGCACGGCCGGCCGCTCCAGGGCCACTGCCCCGCCGCCgggtgccgcggcggcggccagtgcTTCGCCGACGCCGTCCCCGGCGGCAACTGCCACGCCGTCGACGAGCTCAAGATCATCTACTACAGCCCGtgattttggttttggtttggtTAAATTTCGTTTGGATTAGTGGGTGATTAGGCCGTCTATTAGTTTTAAGTTAATCATTTGGATCGTCGTTGAGTCCGTCTACTAGCTATATGTAGCTACTGCTAGCTTTAGCTAGTGAGTGTGTCAGTGTGTGACAGTGTCACGTcatcgcatgcatgcatgcattgatgTCGACATGTCCTCGTAATGTGCGTCGTGTTTTGTCTTGTCGTGTTGTTGATTAATCCTCGATAATTTGATGTGCATGCATTGTTTGCAGTGCAGTGTGCCAGTGTTGTTATATTACTGGACAGTGGACGCCTGATCGAGCAGTGAAACTCCAGCTGAACATTATCATCATAATCATAGACAAAAATATAATGGAAAGGAAAGATGAACTGATGAAGTAGCTTAATAACTACTccatccgtaaaaaaaaaaaactgacctAAGAGTAAGAGGGGATCCTCTGTTCAGATTCGTGGTACTATAAGAGTCACGTTCACTTATAGTTTggttttttaggacggagaaagTACTTCACTCCTCattatttttggttttttaggacggagaaaaTACTTCACTCCTCATTATTTTTAGCACAATATcaaatcaaacatttttaaatttgactataatagtaaaaaaattaaaattgatattactagatttatcattaaataaactatcataatatgaaactctttttatttagaacatcttatttttatagatattgttggttaaAGTATCATTTTGAAGACTATGTCGAAGtctaaaaaatacttatattttagtacaGAAGGAGTAGTTTATTCTTTTAACAGAGTATCGGAGTGAAGACAAATATGCAAATTCTTTGATCGTATTTAAGAAAGGAATATTACAATAAGGCTATAATAATTGGGCATAAGGCAAGAATTAAAGTGAATCATGACAAATTGGGAAGCATATGTACCAATAATTTTTTCTAATAGTAAACATGAACATAAGTATTATAAATAAATGCAGTGGTGGCAGATACTACAAACATTCCTCAAGCACGAGATGTGAATTTCAAATTGATGAttagtttagaaaatttatacTAAATACTAATTTGGTGTATTAattattaaacatagattaattacaaaactaattacacatatggAGTCTAATTTgctagacgaatttattaaatctaattaatctatatttagcacatatttactgtaacagtacattgtcaaattatggattaattaatcTTATCTCGTAAATTAATCTTAATCTATGTACTTAATTTTTGAAATTAGTATATGTTTAACCGTTTAAATTAATGTCTAAACATCGATGTGTCCCTGTATTCCAACTACCCCTACGTTGTGCTACTGCTACCTGATCTGAATAGTAGTATGATTCCAGCATGCACGCGTGCCCGGCAGAGCTCAGATCTCAAAAATTAACAGAGTATCTTCTGGCCCATTCCCTGCACAAGCAGATAAAAAAGCGTAGCCACTCGTTTCTGTCGACCATTTGGTCCAATTGCAAAATTAACCAAATGCAAAATGAATGGAAATTTGTACTAAGTGACGATTAACTTGGTTAATTAACCTGAAACTCAAGAAATTAATGAGACCGGATTAATCACACTTCTATTACTTATGCAAATGCACAGCTTGTTTACtgcaaaataaactatgattaaaaaaacaaaaaatcaaatccaaaattaaattctaaaatttaaatttgaacttataagtataagcataagccaaCTAATAAGGTCATGAGGCTCGTGTCTCGTCTGGCTCGTGTCTCGTCTGCCCCTCTCTTGTCCTCCttgctcttcttttttctgGTCAGGTCCCAATTCTAGCGACAgcccaatttggacttgtttggagctggagctcagccaaacagtttcagttcCACCTAAAATAAGAGTTGAGTTGAATGAAgcactctcacaaaataaactagagaggtGAAGTAGGGTTTAGTCAGCCTCACAATTCTACTTCAGACAcaactcctgaagctaaattCAAGAGTTGTAGCTCTAATTGACCGTCCATGCTGGGGAGTGGACACCCAACACTaaaggcccctttgaatcgcaggattgagaaaacgtagtaataagaaaaacgtaggattttgataggaatgtaagtgtaaaacagaggattgcaaaacacaggaaaaacacatgaatgaccatttgattgaaccacaggaaaaacaaaggaattggATAAGAGAGATAGATTCAAAGGAAAGTTAACAAGAGGTTGaaactcttgctaaatttcctccaaaatctctataggattgtccattccatagaaatttcaaatgattaaataggattcaatcctttgtttcaaagggcttcgtaggaaatttttctataaaattaaaacccTCTACAATTCATATTATTTTCCTCCGAATCAAAGAGCCTAACGAGGCCATGCATTCCTACGCTATCCGGCCTAGAATCATTGGCCGGCCCGTCACGTACGGCCCAACGTTCGAGATTATGGGGTTGTTTGGTTGGCGGCTTGGAATGCCACGCCACGGCGTGGCTCGCCACAGGAGTGTGACGGACGTTTCGTCCGCCTCAGAAAACACTGTAGAGTGGCGAAAATACTGTAGCTATGGTATTCAATGGCTGggatccaaacacaccctatgtGATTAATTGCAGCAGTTTCAGCCTTGTACGCACCAAATAATCGGAGCTGATTTCTTCCGTCCAACACCTGAAGAACGCAAGGGTGGTACTTTTTACACTGTAAAATTTGAAGGCTTAGGTTTAAAAAGCATTTTATGCATTTTTGACCCAAAAATATTTAAGGTTTAGGTAGGGTtgtgaaagaaaacaaaattattaTCAATGATAGGTAATTTACCAAAGAGAaacaaaattaataatttaCCAAATTATTAGTTATCAACAATAATTTTAATTACATCACAAGTTATTAACAGTTAGCATCACAAATGAACCAAGAGAAAGGGGTACAAGAATTCAGAGATGAGTCAAAATTAGCTAATAGATATGTATCAGGTCGAGCATGAGTTACTAAcggataaaaaatgaaacctGTTTGTTGCCCATAACGTCTTCGGATCTCGAACGGACATGTCCGCGGGTAAAAAGTCACACCCACGCCCATGCCCATCGGGTCGGGTATCCACGAATACCCGGACCTATGGGCAAAATTGCCATCTCTAGCCATAAGCTCTACATTGTGAAGATCTAAACAACACCATATGTTGGGGTGAGtcacataatataagggatttcaGGTGGATGTAATATATCCCAGTACACATCTTAGTCaatattcattgtactagaatgtgtcacattcatctaaaatctcttatattatagtaCGGAGTAAGTAGTAACAATTTCTGGCTCTTGTCGTTCTTTCATTCAGGGGAAGAAATAgttagaagaagaaaagaaagaacacaGCTGGATGGGTAGATTCCATGGCATATCCAGCATGCATTCAACCTCCTCGCCCACACTCACAGTCATCGTTCTTATCCTCCTGACCCTCCGATTGTTGAAAGCAGCACGTGTGGATCTGTACACGGACACTGCATTTAATACACAGTACATCAAGCACGAAGCCTCCGAATTGTTGTAATTTGCATTATATTGCAATTTACAGACATGCACGTTTAGCAATAATGCACTGTATTCGTTCAAGAAAATCCTTTTTCCAGTTTGGACGACAAAATTCATAACAAATGCTAAACTTGCTAATACCCacgtaaaagaaaaaaaaaactgcatttATGTTTGCGCAGGGCTTGTTCGAAATGCACGATGAAAAAAAGAACGAAGAAATAGAAAAACGTATGATTTTAATAAAATGTACTActtccgtctcataatataggTAATGAAGTAATCTATAATCGGATGGAACTCATAGTATAACAAATCTGAACAAAAGAGTgtttagattcgttgtactatgaaatGTCTTATTCAGTTCTTTATTGTTTTATTATGCGAGTGAGAAAGTATAAACAAGTACAAATAGATGAATGTAAAACATAAGAATGGACGTTTAATTAGGCTACAGAGAAACATAGGAATAAGATAAGAGACATATTCAAGGGAAATTTTGAGGTTTGAGCTATTGTTAACTTTTCATCAAAATCTCTATAGAATTGACCATTTTATAAGAATTTCAAAAGAAATGATAGTTTCAAAcgacttttatattttttttcatgtatgaATGAAATCCTCAAAATCTCATAGATTTTTCTTGCAAATCAAAGTGGGCTTTCCGCAAGACCGGTGGCTTAATTTGGCTACAAGGTTAACGCTGTGTTCGGATTCCAGTAATGGGAACTAATCCCTcctgcacggaaaacggagcagtccattaacgtgtgattaattaagtattagctattttttaaaaaacgaattaatatgttttttaaacaactttcgtatagaacctttttataaaaaaacatattatttagtagtttaaaaagcgtgcgcgtgaaaaacgagtAAGATGAGTTAGAAACATGGGATGCAAACACAGCTGTAACTACAGCCTACTCCAGCCCAACCATAGTCTACCGCTGGTCACATTATttgattctctctctctctgtgaaaaaaaaagaagagaaactcAATCCTGCGCTTGTATTTAAAGCGTAAAAATAGGATGCCCATAATTGATCAAGTTACTTCTCCAGACAAGATTTACTTATTTGATTTAGACATATAGTACATGCAGAATCTCAAAAGGGATATGAAAATCTGAAAAAAGTTTATGCCAA
This genomic window from Oryza sativa Japonica Group chromosome 12, ASM3414082v1 contains:
- the LOC9267984 gene encoding uncharacterized protein — encoded protein: MAISKLQLALLAAAMAAAAISPTASGAYTGCATPRKVTIQNLSGRDLPLSETPLANSGALFGAGYVLRHGTHAEFTTCLWTGRVAAPGAAVVEFHVGPDGGAWYQVDNRQAGSPVKVTVTPHGRPLQGHCPAAGCRGGGQCFADAVPGGNCHAVDELKIIYYSP